CATTTGTTGACCAGAGAGTCATCAGTGTCCATCCTTCTCCAAACCTCCTAAGAATGGCCTTCCCATCTCATGATGCATTTTtcaaaggctattttttttttttaagagcagttttaggctcataacaaaattgagaggaaggtacacaGATTTTCTctatgccccctgccccccccaccccccgtgccTGCATGACCTCCCCATTATCAACCATCTCTACCGGAGTGTGCATTTGCTGAAACGACACCAATACCTCATAGTCATCTGAAGCTTACAGGCGGGTTCACTCTGGTGTAGTACATTCGACGGGTCTGGATGAGTGTATGATATCATGGAGCCCTCTCTATAATTTCATACAGAGTATCTGCATTGCTCTAAAAGTCCCCCGTGCTCTATCTGTATATCCCACCATGAATTATCAATTTTCTTACCAAGCATGGCTTTTGCGCAGAGGATTCCAGGAGCCACAGTTTCTCATTCCCCAGTCAcgccttgccttttttttttttcatgcctctgtgtctttgcatgtgctgttccctctacctggaatgcccttccccaACAGGCCTGCTAACAAAATCCctgctccttcttttttttttttttttaaaaagattttatttatttatttgcagagatcacaagtaggcagagagagaggaggaagcagtctccttgctaagcagagaggctgatgcagggctcgatcccaggaccctggaatcatgacctgagcccaaagcagaggctttaacccattgagccacccaggcgccccatccttgcTCCTTCTTTAAGACCCGTCACTTCTGGTAACTTTATCCTGACTGAGACCCTGTATCTAGACCAGATGATGAGTTCCCCTGCTCAATGGCCCTTCATCCCCCAGGAACTGCCCCCTAGGAGGAGTGGTGAGAGCACCTTTGTACACGTATGAAAGATACTTGTAACTCATTATACAAAAAGGCACAGACGTGTTATCTTTGCAGGACAGAAGAGTGTGTACAGACACTGACCAACAACAAAAGGACAGGGGCACTGTGCCAGGGAGGAGGCTACGCTTAGCTCCAAATCTGCCCTTCTCTTCTCACTTTGCAGTCGGGTCTGGGACCACACGATTGACATTTCTGCTCTGCCGGCTGAGCCCCAGTTAGATGCTGTAAGGCAGGCACGCGAAGGCAGAAGGGACACGTTCTTTTCCGTGTGGCTTGTTGCTCACATTGATGTCACGACAGCAAAAGGCCCACTCACTTCCACCTTCTAGTTTTCCCCCAGATCCTAGCATCAGCGAGGCCCAGAGGCCACGCTGGGCAGTAGACTCTGCTCAGAGGTCTGGGTCACCCCTTCTGGGGATCCCTCTCTCAACCCTCTATGTTCTAATATCTCAGTCTCAGGGTTTCCCATCCAGgaaaagggtgggggagggttgcTTCTCCCTGCAGtgactttctctgctttcctccctccttttgcTTTTTCAGTTCTCCAGTATCTTCTGATATTAAATTCTATTTTCCTGACTGGACTCTACCTGATACAGACAAGAGTTCCTGCTCACATAGATCTTACAGTctcgggggagagagagacagatagacgTTCAGCAATTACTCACACAAATGAAGATTTAATTACAGTTGACATAAGTGCTGGGGAGGAAAAGTACAGGGTATATTAGCATGTGAATGGCCCTGGGaagcccttcaatagatgaaacTGTTATGCATTGTTTAACTCAGCAtctcttcagtttccttatccagAAACTCCATAGTAAGCCTATGAACGCCCAGAAGAAATAGTGCTCTGCACAGTCTACTCTGTTAATGGGAAACAGGAAGTCATTAAAGAAAACTGCTGGGGTACCAGGAGTGTGAGCACTGGCCATGTTCCTCCAGGAGCACCCGTGGGTCAGGGCTCTCTGAGCAATCTGCTCTGGCGTTCAGACACAGCGTCAGCTGATAGTCCCCTTTGCTCTGATTCCAGCACCACAAAGGCAACTTTCTGATCCCCACCGACTTACGGAGTAAATGTCCCTGTAGGGAAAGGAAGCTCTCGTCAGCCAGTCCGGGCCTCCTGGGCTCCCTGGcagtttctttctcattttagagCACAGTTTCTTGACCTGGGTCTTTAGAAGAAACCCCTTAAGACTATATGCAAAATGTGCACGCGTGTGCATGAGTGTGAACGTGTATGTGTCTGTGCACATGTGGTCATTTTTCTAGGGAGAGGGTGCATAGTTCTAATGTTATTCCCTGTGGGACTATGACTCTAGGGAAGAGAAAGATTAGGAATCACCATGCTGAACGAAAACGTTCTTGTTCTTGTTTGTACATTGGCCTCCTGTGAGTTTGGTTACTGTAAGTCTCGATCTGATCAGCTTGCATTTACTTACCATCAGACGTTCTGGATCCCCAGTCAGCAATTCTTGGACCACTCCCAGTTATTCTCTGGGTCTCATTTTAGCTGtcatttccttctggaaactctctGACTTTCCAGTTCCGGATGAGGTACCTTTTCTTTGTGCTCCCACAGCATCACTCCCACCTCCCTGGGACTCGCTACCTTtacctctctccccgcccccatctAGGGCCATGTTTCCCCCTTTCGTTATGCTTTTCTCATGATGCAACCAAGCCTTTCTAGTACTTGtctgctctctgtcaaaacaCAAGCTCCGTGAGAAAGGGGTGTGTGTCTCAATTTGCCCTTCTTCACTGCCTACAGCAAGCATAGTGCTTAGGCACACAGTCACTGCTCACTAAGTACGAAAGGAGAGCATGCAGAAATCTGTAGTTTAAGCCTTTCAGTGCTACACTTTGCTGTCACAGCTAACCACAACAGTCCTTGGCTTCACTCTGTGACCCTGCAGAGACTTGTCCGCCATGAGAACTCCCCACGGTGAACCATACGGATCATAATTTTTGTCTTTAGTCAGAAGTTTCTTTCTCATTAGatgcacgcacgtgtgtgcacacagatgcacacagatACATGTgagcaagagaggagaaaacaggcatcCCGGCATGTCAGAATGGACATACCTGCGTTTCTCAGAAAGCGATTCCTGTAGTCCTTGATTATCCTCGTGGCCGGGTTGTAGAAGCCATCTCCACAGTCATAACAGCCCTCGGGGATTTTTCGAGGTGGGTCCATATTGGTGAGCTGAGAGATACCTTGAAAGGATGTAATGGATAATTAATTCGCCACCAAGACTAAATTGAAACCCAGCCCCCCAGAAGTCCACTTCCGTCTGGTTATCCCCGTGGCAAAATGCTTCCCATTCAGAGCACGGAGGACAGGTGACAGGAGCAGTGTCCCACAGCAGCTTCCTGAAACTGGCTCTGGGAGCCGGGGCTTGGGGACTAGAACTCCAACTTCTTCCCTTGACCCCCATCCTCTGTTTCTGGGGACACCATGACAGGGGTGTAGGTTCTGGAGGGATGAGGGAGCACCACAGTTTGCAATGGGGATAGAAAGACATGTCTAGAGGAGGGATGGCATGCAAGGGGGTGAGCCCAGGGGCGTGAGCCCTCAGTCCTCACTCAACAAGCCTAGCAGGGTGAGGCCGAGGGGTGCAGAAGGATAACAGTGGGAAGAAATGGGTCAGGTGGGTGGGGATCAACTTTGACTCTTACCAAAATTACAACGGTGGCTGTTTACTGAGTGTTTACCCTGCTTCAAAATTCATTAAATGCTTGACTTCTACTATTTCACTCAATATCACAGCAACCCTGGGGCCCCATTTGTGGATGagagaactgaggctcagagaggtcaagtaactcGCCCCAGACTCTCCAGCAAGGAAGTGGCAGGGCACCCAGCCATGAAACCTCCACATCAGGGTCCTGACGTTGGAACCCCCGGGAGCTTGAGAGGAGTTGGTCACACtgccctgggtgttgtgcatcTTGGAATGCTGAGGCCTAAGTGAGGGGTATGAGGTTGGAATAAATAACTTCTCGGGCTCTTGCATTTCCTGTAATTCCCCGTCCTCTGGACTGAGAGCCGGATGCGCACTGAGCATAGCACCCTGTTCACGGCACAGGGCTCTGTCCTGCACACAGGTGCTCTTCTGTTGGTTACTGACACCACGTGCACATGGTGACTGAGCTCTCACTCCATGCCAAGCACTTCCCAGCCACTCTCTCCCCGGAGCTTCCTGCCTGTGCCATCTCAGAGATAGAGAGGAGCGGACGGGGCTGCTTAAGCTTCTCACTGTCTCTGAGGCTGAGAGGCAGCTGCTGCCGGGCCCTGCCGAGTGTCCACGGCCTTGGGAAGGCAGTGGGTACATAGGATGAAGTTGCCGCATTGGGAGTCaccagaggagaaggaaggacgCAGAGAAGGCCACCACACTGCCCATGAGCCTGGCAGAGCCCCACCTTTGACAAAACCAGCCGCCGCGTGACAGCTGAAGGCCTGAGGCCAGGGGCTCTCTCTTCGCCTATGGGCTTCCGTTGGGGGTGAGGAGCCCGTGACAGAGTCCAGGCCTTGTCATCACTAACCCAGGAGGGGCCACAGACAAGTTCTCAAGTGGGATCTAGACTGGCGTCTCCTCGAAGGCAGACATTGTCCCCCTGGGGCCCAGCCAGTGTCtgacacagagtaggtgctcaggaaatccAATGTCATGACCTTACCTCCCACACCTCATCTCCCCTGCTGTGATGTCAGTATTACCCTCCCCATGTCAttctttactgagcacctacttgGTGCCAagcaatgtgccaggcactggggacacagcagtgacGAAGACAGAGCCCCCGCCCTCATGGAGCACAGTCAGCGTGGGAAGAGGGATGCTGCGCACTCAGGACAGAGCTCTGGGGACCAGCCCTGGCCGCTCCATGGGATGCCACAGGGAGACCTTGCCTCATCTGGGAATTCAGGGAAGGGGCCCCAGACAAAGGGACATGACGCTGAGTCCTGCAGGCTGGGAAGGAGTTATTTGggtgaagtgggggtggggggtagagcatcccagcagagggaagagcaggaaaGAGCGTGGTCTTTTCAAGGATGAGAGATAGAGCCAGCACAGCGAGGGAGGAGAGAAAATCCCAGAAGGGCAGGTGGTGTGGGCTGAGGGTAGGCTCAGCCACAGGAGCCAGAGAatgaaaatcacttaaaaaatctGGAACCTTCTCatgagaggagcagagaggcacTGAAGAGTAGGTAacaggggttggggcagaggagAGTGGCAATCAGAGTCATGTTCTGCAAAGATGAGAGTGCCCACGGAGTGCAGAATGGCCCGAGCAAGTCAAACCTAGATCTCAGGAGACTAGGTAATCCAGGGGAGAGGACGGGGGTCTGGGACACAGCAGCACTAGAGAGGATGAAGGAAGCCCGGCGTGGCGCATAGGGAGCCTCAGTCAACAATTATTCAATGAATACATGAAGGAATATATTTAAGACGTAGAATCCAcaggaccaggggcacctgggtgagtcagtgggttatagcctctgccttcggctcgggtcatgatctcagggtcctgggatcgagctccacatcgggctctctgcttggcggggagcctgcttccccctctctctctgcctgcctctctgcctacttgtgatctctgtctgtcaaataaataaataaaatcttaaaaaaaaaaaaaaaagaatccacaggACCCGATAGATGGTTGCTTGTGTGCAGGGAAAGAAGAAGGCAGGACTCGGCCCATCCAGGTGGAGGGGGTGACAGTCTCTGGGGTTGACAGTCTCTGCGGGTGCAGTCCCCAGGGGGAGAAGGGAATGAGTTCTGTGCAGACAAGGTAAGGGGTGCCAAATTGGGGTGTTGGGGAAGATGGCTGCAGGAACCTGGGGTTCAGGACTTTTGATCTCCGTTTGGAAGCTGATGGTATAAATGAACACTTAGAGGTGAATCAGCTTGTTTAGGGAGAGGGGACAGAATGTTACAGAAGAGGGCTTGAGGCCAGAGAGCCCCGGGAACCCCCAAATTAAAAACTAGGGGGAAGAGGAGCTGACAAcggagacaaagggagagaaggtTCACCGGGAAAACTATCTGATTCAAAGTGACACAACCAGCATTTGAGCTCAGGTCTGCCTGACTCCATCCTGGGTGCCTTCTGGAGCCTTCTGCCCTCGTGGAGGCTGACTTGCCCAGGCTCACCCTGCTACTGAGAGGGAACTGAGGACTCAAACCCAGACCTTCTAGCTCCAGGCTTGGTCACCTCCACCACATCATGTCATAAGTTGGGATTTATGCTTCTGGTTTGCACAGTCATTTTCCCATTTGTCATTTTGGATGTTATCGTCTCGGCTGGGCCAACCACTACACCCCTGGGGTGTAGCTGACCGCACACAAGCTGGAAACACACGTGAGCCCCTTCTGTGGCTGCTCTCCGAATCCAGAGTCTGGGCCCGCATGTCACCCTCCACGATGGAACATGGTTTCTGATGATTCAGGGGACACAGAGAGGAAGACCTGGGCCCCTGGGGAGCTCCACCCCCAGGAAGCAGATTGGAgtctggagcctcagtttcctcctttgccACATGGAACCAGAAAGGCGGGCGTGGCATGGCCGTCTGGAGATTCTGTGAGACCGGCAGCACACAGAGCCTGGGCCGGAGCCTGGTACATGGGGCACCTGCTCCTTCGGTGCTGCTTAGTTTCCATGCGACAGCGGGTACTAGGGACAATGACAGCTGAGGTGGGCCGTGCACTCCCTGCATGCCAGACCTTGCTGGAAACACTTTACCTGCGTGAGCTTACTTACAACAGACTTGTGGGCTGGATGATGCTAAGGAACCCCCTTTGCAGGAGAGAAACCGAGGCACGGAGCTGGGACGGCGGACATCGGAGGGGGATTTCAAGGGGCCGTGGCCCCTTATGTGAGGCTGCCTTTCGTTTCCCTCCCAGTGTGGGTGTGAAGGAAAGGGAGGGTGCCCGGGTACCTGCAGGCTTCAAGCCATGGCAGATCTCAGTGTAAAACCTGCGATCGCAGCTGTCACAGTAATGCCAGTGCTCGGCCTCGTACTGCAGCCCGTCTGAGAAGGTGTACGTGCCCTGGAAGACATGGAGCATGCGCGCCGGGGTGAGGAAGCCCTTCTGCCAAGGAGGATGGGTGTCATGGCAAGAGGTGGCTTTCTCACCTTCTCATTGCCACAGAAGAGCCGTGAGAGCTACCCCAGCTACCAGGGCTGTGATGATTAGAAGGAACGGCTATAGTGCTGGGCTCTGTGGCCACTCCCTGCACGATGCGGGGCAGATGACCCTgcccttggtttcctcatttgtaaaactgCCTCctgatgtatatattttatggGGTTGATTCGATGAGACAGTGCACCGGCAAAGCGTTTAGCGCAGAGCTAGCTAAAAAGGTCACAGCCACTGGTCACAGCCCTTTGTCCAAACATGTACATTCTGCCTCTGCTGCCCAGGGCTGAAGGAATCCCCAGGATGTAGAGGTCACATTGGTTTGGGCATCAGGAAGCGTAGGTGGAAATTCCGATACTATTaattcactgtgtgaccttggataagtcacATCCCCTTCCTGGGGCTCAGACTCTCCAAGCAGTAAAACAAAGAATGTTCCTTAACCTTTCGAAGGTGGGCATTAGTGAAACGGATGAGAGCCATAGGTCTTTCCCCAGAGAAAACCACAGATGCACAGAAATTTTGGCATATAAAGCTGgtggcgggggaggaggggatTTCTACTGACCCCCTGAATTGTATGCATGGCCCACATGTCCCAGGTGGGATTAGATGGGTTAGAGGACTTATCATGAGAGCAGCAGTCGTTGTGGAAGTAGTACTAAGACCTAACACTGAGTGTGCTGGATGCTGGGTACTGAG
Above is a window of Meles meles chromosome 11, mMelMel3.1 paternal haplotype, whole genome shotgun sequence DNA encoding:
- the MORN5 gene encoding MORN repeat-containing protein 5 isoform X2, with the protein product MEGDAEYILPTETKYVGEMKDGMFHGQGTLYFPSGSRYDAIWEKGVVVKGTYTFSDGLQYEAEHWHYCDSCDRRFYTEICHGLKPAGISQLTNMDPPRKIPEGCYDCGDGFYNPATRIIKDYRNRFLRNADDDEHEWIIRTCRKGWDEIVGHRPKL